One segment of Rosa chinensis cultivar Old Blush chromosome 6, RchiOBHm-V2, whole genome shotgun sequence DNA contains the following:
- the LOC112170348 gene encoding ribonuclease 2 — MAILSANLASSAALALILVAASLCLIEAKQFGIGIEIGSRGRPRQREFDYFNLALQWPGTYCQRTRYCCPNNACCRGSNSPAVFTIHGLWPDYNDGSWPACCTKKSFDEKEISTLLDPLEKYWPSLSCGKPSSCHGGKGSFWGHEWEKHGTCSAPVTGDEYNYFLTTLNVYFKYNVTKVLNEAGYVPSNTEKYPLGGIVSAIQNAFHATPKLVCRNGAVEELHLCFYKDFKPRDCAGGSSSSSDMLFSGSSCPNYISLPAYASLGAGNVESEVSWVPEDVDLRWVDRL; from the exons ATGGCTATTCTCTCTGCTAACCTTGCCTCTTCTGCTGCACTTGCATTGATTCTAGTAGCGGCTTCGCTGTGTCTGATTGAAGCCAAAcaatttggaattggaattgaaattggaaGCAGAGGAAGGCCAAGGCAGAGAGAGTTTGATTACTTTAACTTGGCCTTACAATGGCCTGGAACCTACTGTCAACGCACCCGTTATTGCTGCCCCAACAACGCCTGCTGCCGAGG CTCAAATTCTCCGGCTGTGTTCACAATCC ATGGATTGTGGCCTGACTACAATGATGGAAGCTGGCCTGCCTGTTGCACAAAGAAGAGTTTTGATGAAAAAGAG ATCTCAACATTGCTTGACCCCTTGGAGAAATACTGGCCCTCATTAAGTTGTGGTAAACCATCATCCTGCCATGGTGGAAAAGGATCCTTTTGGGGTCATGAG TGGG AGAAGCATGGGACTTGCTCCGCTCCAGTAACTGGAGATGAATACAACTACTTTTTGACGACCCTCAATGTGTATTTTAAATACAACGTCACA AAAGTCCTGAATGAAGCAGGATATGTACCTTCTAATACTGAAAAATATCCTCTTGGAGGCATTGTTTCGGCCATTCAGAATGCTTTCCATGCAACCCCAAAGTTGGTTTGCAGAAATGGTGCTGTGGAGGAACTTCATCTTTGCTTCTACAAGGATTTCAAG CCCCGGGATTGTGCGGGTGGATCTAGCAGTTCAAGTGACATGTTATTTTCTGGTAGCTCATGTCCCAATTACATCAGCTTACCAGCATATGCATCACTGG